One genomic region from Entelurus aequoreus isolate RoL-2023_Sb linkage group LG14, RoL_Eaeq_v1.1, whole genome shotgun sequence encodes:
- the LOC133665170 gene encoding uncharacterized protein LOC133665170 isoform X1 encodes MATKKNPKINLKPKDGTKVQAPTKNRKKAESESSSSAFFTWFIVLALLGVWTSIAVVYFNLVDYQGVLGKLAAYDKDGDGDFDLEDAKILLGLNQKSVEADVAFHDFAAPVVTSEPQPSDEELDQEPVDLTSHDDDEDDEVETPDAEPSYEDVEEPDPVPVEDDWEAVDMDVLRTDAVPEDSAEADMDASLPEQEADHEHIQEAEDPAEILEEDPEVLEEELPAAQEASPDRETDAADLKAALEDLADQEAAPEHVVVDQVASDDATEDWAEAVDVVTESEDHEERAAEHGGRGAEMLEDLDHEEHAAEIGDQAEDMDHAGEEILEDQDHEEHAGEEILEDQDHEEHAAEIGDQGEEILDHEDNAAENGDQGEEDLEHAAENGDQYEEILKDQDHEEHAGEIGDQGEEILEDTEAEDPAAEWSYDNVEEPAGEEEEVDHLEEAEENRMGDVAEEPEDSFYESMEAHRENEEEEEELATFEADEEEVQPEVAQEKEPGPSDLDVDVDVDEEAEDLSASAERSEQ; translated from the exons ATGGCCACCAAGAAGAACCCCAAAATCAACCTCAAACCCAAAG ATGGTACTAAGGTCCAGGCGCCGACCAAGAACCGAAAGAAGGCAGAGTCCGAGTCCAGCAGCAGCGCGTTCTTCACGTGGTTTATAGTTCTCGCTCTACTGGGTGTGTGGACGTCCATAGCGGTGGTCTACTTCAACCTGGTGGACTACCAGGGGGTTCTCG GGAAGCTGGCAGCATACGACAAGGACGGGGATGGTGACTTTGACCTTGAGGACGCCAAAATTCTGCTTG GACTGAACCAGAAAAGCGTTGAGGCTGATGTGGCTTTCCATGACTTTGCTGCCCCGGTGGTGACGTCTGAGCCTCAACCTTCAGACGAGG AACTGGACCAGGAACCTGTGGACCTTACTTCCcacgatgatgatgaagatgatgaagtgGAGACGCCTGATGCGGAACCTTCGTATGAGG ATGTTGAGGAGCCTGACCCCGTGCCTGTGGAGGACGACTGGGAAGCAGTGGACATGGATGTACTCAGAACAG ATGCTGTGCCTGAGGACTCGGCAGAAGCTGACATGGACGCCTCGTTACCTGAGCAAGAAGCTGACCATGAACACATACAGGAAGCTGAAGACCCCGCAGAG ATACTTGAGGAGGATCCTGAGGTCCTGGAGGAGGAACTTCCTGCTGCCCAAGAG GCGTCTCCAGATCGGGAGACGGACGCGGCGGACTTGAAGGCAGCGCTGGAGGATCTGGCAGACCAAGAAGCGGCCCCGGAACACGTCGTCGTCGACCAAGTTGCATCGGATGACGCTACTGAGGACTGGGCGGAGGCCGTGGACGTTGTCACGGAGTCCGAGGACCACGAGGAACGCGCCGCGGAGCATGGAGGCCGAGGCGCGGAGATGCTGGAGGACCTGGACCACGAGGAACATGCCGCTGAGATAGGAGACCAAGCTGAGGACATGGACCATGCTGGTGAGGAGATCCTGGAGGACCAGGACCATGAGGAGCATGCTGGTGAGGAGATCCTGGAGGACCAGGACCATGAGGAGCATGCTGCTGAGATTGGAGACCAAGGTGAGGAGATCCTGGACCATGAGGATAATGCTGCTGAGAATGGAGACCAAGGTGAGGAGGATCTGGAGCATGCTGCTGAGAATGGAGACCAATATGAGGAGATCCTGAAGGACCAGGACCATGAGGAGCATGCTGGTGAAATAGGAGACCAAGGTGAGGAGATCCTGGAGGACACTGAGGCAGAGGATCCAGCAGCAGAATGGTCGTACGACAACGTTGAGGAGCccgctggagaagaagaagaggttGATCACTTAGAAGAGGCGGAAGAAAATAGAATGGGCGACGTAGCAGAAGAACCGGAggacagtttttatgagtccatgGAAGCACACAGAGaaaatgaggaggaggaggaggagcttgcAACCTTTGAAGCAGACGAAGAGGAGGTGCAGCCAGAAGTAGCGCAAGAAAAGGAGCCGGGTCCCTCGGACCTGGATGTGGATGTGGACGTGGACGAGGAGGCAGAAGACCTCTCTGCCTCTGCAGAGCGCAGTGAACAATAA
- the LOC133665170 gene encoding aspartyl/asparaginyl beta-hydroxylase-like isoform X2 — protein MATKKNPKINLKPKDGTKVQAPTKNRKKAESESSSSAFFTWFIVLALLGVWTSIAVVYFNLVDYQGVLGKLAAYDKDGDGDFDLEDAKILLGLNQKSVEADVAFHDFAAPVVTSEPQPSDEELDQEPVDLTSHDDDEDDEVETPDAEPSYEDVEEPDPVPVEDDWEAVDMDVLRTDAVPEDSAEADMDASLPEQEADHEHIQEAEDPAEILEEDPEVLEEELPAAQEASPDRETDAADLKAALEDLADQEAAPEHVVVDQVASDDATEDWAEAVDVVTESEDHEERAAEHGGRGAEMLEDLDHEEHAAEIGDQAEDMDHAGEEILEDQDHEEHAAEIGDQGEEILDHEDNAAENGDQGEEDLEHAAENGDQYEEILKDQDHEEHAGEIGDQGEEILEDTEAEDPAAEWSYDNVEEPAGEEEEVDHLEEAEENRMGDVAEEPEDSFYESMEAHRENEEEEEELATFEADEEEVQPEVAQEKEPGPSDLDVDVDVDEEAEDLSASAERSEQ, from the exons ATGGCCACCAAGAAGAACCCCAAAATCAACCTCAAACCCAAAG ATGGTACTAAGGTCCAGGCGCCGACCAAGAACCGAAAGAAGGCAGAGTCCGAGTCCAGCAGCAGCGCGTTCTTCACGTGGTTTATAGTTCTCGCTCTACTGGGTGTGTGGACGTCCATAGCGGTGGTCTACTTCAACCTGGTGGACTACCAGGGGGTTCTCG GGAAGCTGGCAGCATACGACAAGGACGGGGATGGTGACTTTGACCTTGAGGACGCCAAAATTCTGCTTG GACTGAACCAGAAAAGCGTTGAGGCTGATGTGGCTTTCCATGACTTTGCTGCCCCGGTGGTGACGTCTGAGCCTCAACCTTCAGACGAGG AACTGGACCAGGAACCTGTGGACCTTACTTCCcacgatgatgatgaagatgatgaagtgGAGACGCCTGATGCGGAACCTTCGTATGAGG ATGTTGAGGAGCCTGACCCCGTGCCTGTGGAGGACGACTGGGAAGCAGTGGACATGGATGTACTCAGAACAG ATGCTGTGCCTGAGGACTCGGCAGAAGCTGACATGGACGCCTCGTTACCTGAGCAAGAAGCTGACCATGAACACATACAGGAAGCTGAAGACCCCGCAGAG ATACTTGAGGAGGATCCTGAGGTCCTGGAGGAGGAACTTCCTGCTGCCCAAGAG GCGTCTCCAGATCGGGAGACGGACGCGGCGGACTTGAAGGCAGCGCTGGAGGATCTGGCAGACCAAGAAGCGGCCCCGGAACACGTCGTCGTCGACCAAGTTGCATCGGATGACGCTACTGAGGACTGGGCGGAGGCCGTGGACGTTGTCACGGAGTCCGAGGACCACGAGGAACGCGCCGCGGAGCATGGAGGCCGAGGCGCGGAGATGCTGGAGGACCTGGACCACGAGGAACATGCCGCTGAGATAGGAGACCAAGCTGAGGACATGGACCATGCTGGTGAGGAGATCCTGGAGGACCAGGACCATGAGGAGCATGCTG CTGAGATTGGAGACCAAGGTGAGGAGATCCTGGACCATGAGGATAATGCTGCTGAGAATGGAGACCAAGGTGAGGAGGATCTGGAGCATGCTGCTGAGAATGGAGACCAATATGAGGAGATCCTGAAGGACCAGGACCATGAGGAGCATGCTGGTGAAATAGGAGACCAAGGTGAGGAGATCCTGGAGGACACTGAGGCAGAGGATCCAGCAGCAGAATGGTCGTACGACAACGTTGAGGAGCccgctggagaagaagaagaggttGATCACTTAGAAGAGGCGGAAGAAAATAGAATGGGCGACGTAGCAGAAGAACCGGAggacagtttttatgagtccatgGAAGCACACAGAGaaaatgaggaggaggaggaggagcttgcAACCTTTGAAGCAGACGAAGAGGAGGTGCAGCCAGAAGTAGCGCAAGAAAAGGAGCCGGGTCCCTCGGACCTGGATGTGGATGTGGACGTGGACGAGGAGGCAGAAGACCTCTCTGCCTCTGCAGAGCGCAGTGAACAATAA